In Siniperca chuatsi isolate FFG_IHB_CAS linkage group LG16, ASM2008510v1, whole genome shotgun sequence, the following proteins share a genomic window:
- the LOC122862918 gene encoding heparan sulfate glucosamine 3-O-sulfotransferase 5: protein MLFKQQALLRQKLFVLGSLAIGSVLYLVARVGTLDRLQPICPVESRVPPPEPEQIPLRTLQFKRGLLHELRKGNATKEQIRLHNLVQQLPRAIIIGVRKGGTRALLEMLNLHPAVVKASQEIHFFDNDQNYARGIDWYREKMPFSFPHQITIEKSPAYFITEEVPERIFKMNSSIKLLIIVREPTTRAVSDYTQVLEGKERKNKTYHKFEKLAIDSNTCEVNTKYKAVRTSIYTKHLERWLKYFPAEQFHIVDGDRLITDPLPELQLVERFLNLPSRISQYNLYFNATRGFYCLRFNIVFNKCLAGSKGRIHPEVDPSVVTKLQKFFHPFNQKFYQITGRTFSWP from the exons ATGCTATTCAAACAGCAGGCATTGCTGAGACAGAAGCTCTTCGTTCTGGGCAGCCTTGCTATTGGAAGTGTCCTCTATCTTGTGGCCAGGGTTGGGACCTTGGATAG gctACAACCCATTTGCCCCGTTGAGAGCCGAGTGCCCCCTCCTGAGCCAGAGCAAATCCCCCTCCGCACCCTGCAGTTTAAGCGTGGACTGCTCCATGAACTACGCAAGGGCAATGCCACCAAAGAGCAAATCCGCCTGCACAACCTGGTCCAGCAGCTGCCTCGGGCCATCATCATTGGGGTGCGCAAGGGGGGCACCCGCGCCCTGCTGGAGATGCTCAACCTGCATCCGGCAGTGGTCAAGGCCTCACAGGAGATCCACTTCTTTGACAATGACCAAAACTATGCCCGGGGCATCGACTGGTACAGAGAGAAAATGcccttctccttccctcatcaGATTACCATTGAGAAGAGCCCCGCCTACTTCATCACAGAGGAGGTCCCTGAACGCATCTTCAAGATGAACTCCTCCATCAAGCTGCTGATCATAGTCCGCGAGCCCACCACCAGAGCTGTGTCCGACTACACGCAAGTGCTGGAGGGCAAGGAGCGCAAAAACAAGACGTACCACAAGTTTGAGAAGCTGGCCATCGACTCCAACACCTGCGAggtgaacacaaagtacaaagcAGTGCGAACCAGCATCTACACCAAACACCTGGAGCGCTGGCTGAAGTACTTTCCCGCAGAGCAGTTCCACATCGTGGACGGGGACCGCCTCATCACTGACCCGCTGCCGGAGCTGCAGCTTGTCGAGCGCTTCCTCAACCTCCCCTCCAGGATCAGCCAGTATAACCTGTACTTCAATGCCACCAGGGGATTTTACTGTCTGCGATTTAACATCGTCTTTAACAAGTGCCTGGCAGGCAGCAAGGGCCGCATCCATCCAGAGGTGGACCCGTCAGTGGTGACTAAACTGCAGAAGTTCTTTCACCCCTTCAATCAGAAGTTTTACCAGATCACTGGTAGGACATTCAGCTGGCCATGA